Part of the Natrialbaceae archaeon AArc-T1-2 genome, GCGGGTGATCGACGGGGACGAGCGTGACGTCGAACCCACAGAGCCGGACCGACTCGAGCGGCGTCGTCGGGTGGACGGTGACGGCGTCGAGGTAGTGATAGTCCGCGGCGACCGTCTCGGCGACGCTGTTTCCCGTCTCGGGGTCTTTCTCATCGGCGGCGATCACCTCGAGCGTATCCAGCAGCCGGTAGGCGTTGCCCAACCCGTCGAGGTGGTCGAAGTGGACGTGTGTGATCACGCAGGCGTCGGGCAACGCGAGATCGTCCCGGAGGAACTGGTAGCGAAAGTCGGGGCTGGCGTCGACGAGCAACACCTCTCCCGTACGCTCGTTCTCGACGTGGACCGAAAATCGGGTCCGCTCTAGGCCGTGCGCTCGAGCGTACTCGCAGGTGTCACAGTCACAGCCGACGGTGGGCGTGCCTGTCGTGTCGCCGGTGCCGAGCAGGGTGACGTGCATGTTCACGCCCGACTCCGACGCGTCAGAGTTGACACTTCGAGCATCGGTTCGACCGTATCGTCAGGTCGCGACTCGGTCATTGGATCCCGATTGTCGGGCGGCCTATAAGGGTGTTACTCGAGATCGTGACCGTCGCTCTCGCATCGGTCAGTGTGAGTGATTGTGGTCGTGGTCGTGGTCGTGATCGTGGGAATGACCCCCGTCGCCGGCCTTGCCGACGTCCCCGCCCGCGACGAGCGCGTCGTGGTCGCCCTCGATCATGTCCATGTTCTTCAGGTTGTCCCGTTCCTCGAAGCCCTCGACGGCCTCGAGCAGATCGTCCTGGGTGAGCGTCGTCCGGTTCTCGGTGAGGGCGTCGAGGACGGCCTCGCGAAGCACCATCCGGAGATCGCTGCCGGTCAGCCCCTCGGTGGCCTCGGCGACGGTCTTGGGATCGAACTCTTCGATATCCATTGCCCGCGTGATGACCCGAAGGATGTCCGCCCGCATGCTGTCGTCGGGTTTCGGGAAGTTGACGATCTCGTCGAACCGTCGCCAGGCGGCGGCATCGAGCTGGTCGGGGTGGTTCGTCGCGCCGATCAGCAAGACGTCGTTTTGGATCAGCGAGACGTCGTCGATGCTCTTGAGCAGGGTGTTGACGGCGCGTTTCAGGGCGGCGTGTTCGTCGCTGCGGCGGGTCTTCGCGACGAAGTCGAACTCGTCGATGAAGAGGATACACGGCGAGAGTCGTTTGGCGACCTCGAAGGTCTTGTCGACGTTTTTCGCCGTCTCGCCGAGATACTGGGAGGTGATCATCGAGAGCTTGACCTCGACGAACGGCAGGTCCATGTCACGGGCCAGCGCCCGTGCCGTCGAGGTCTTGCCGGTGCCGGGCGGCCCGACGAACAGCAGTTTGCCGATCTCTCGCAGGCCGATCTCGGCGAGGTAGTCACGGTGTTCGATCGCCTTCGAGATCTTCTCGATCTCGCCTTCCTGGTCTTCCGTGAGGACGATCTCCTCGAGCGAGACCTCGATCTCTTCGGGCGCGCGGATCTCGACGAGATCGAGCATGTCCTCGTCGTCTTCCTCGTCGAAGTACTCCTCGAGCAGGCCGTCGATCCAGACGCGGTCGGCCTGGATCGGCCGGTTCATCTCCCGGGCGGCCTCGTAGTCGAGTTCGAGGTCGTCGTGGTCCTCGAAGTGTTTCGCGAGCGTCGGATTTTTCATCAGTCGCTTCTCGCTTGCGCGTTCGACGAGCCAGCGTTCTGCCATCTCAGACTCGGTGAGCGAGATCGAGCCCGAGAACTCGTCTCTGTCGGTGAACATGAGTTCGGAGACGGCCTCCCAGGGACGGTCGATTCCCGTCGCCGCGCGTGCGGTGCTGTTCGTGACCGAGAGCGGTCGCTGGATACCGCCACGATCGTCTCCCGTATCGTCGCCTGCGCCACCGGTCCAGAATACGCGACGGTATTCGGGCGGCAGGTCGTTTTCGTCTAGCGATCGGTCGTCCGAGTAGACCCTCGTCGTGAGCAGGAACTCGACGACGTCGAGCGCCGCGTCACTCATTCTTCGGACGTTGAGCCCACACGGTCTTAATGTCGTCGTCCGGCGGGACGTGTGGGGGTCAGT contains:
- a CDS encoding MBL fold metallo-hydrolase, encoding MHVTLLGTGDTTGTPTVGCDCDTCEYARAHGLERTRFSVHVENERTGEVLLVDASPDFRYQFLRDDLALPDACVITHVHFDHLDGLGNAYRLLDTLEVIAADEKDPETGNSVAETVAADYHYLDAVTVHPTTPLESVRLCGFDVTLVPVDHPPLVCYGLAIEDPETGAKLSITGDTSYAIPEPSREVLADPDLLLADAIVPAALCEYHPAGGRHAGPDGVARTFGTKHMTREGAIAIADELDATETRLVHVAHYYPVEEAFEEPLAVDGEQYRL
- a CDS encoding ATP-binding protein — encoded protein: MSDAALDVVEFLLTTRVYSDDRSLDENDLPPEYRRVFWTGGAGDDTGDDRGGIQRPLSVTNSTARAATGIDRPWEAVSELMFTDRDEFSGSISLTESEMAERWLVERASEKRLMKNPTLAKHFEDHDDLELDYEAAREMNRPIQADRVWIDGLLEEYFDEEDDEDMLDLVEIRAPEEIEVSLEEIVLTEDQEGEIEKISKAIEHRDYLAEIGLREIGKLLFVGPPGTGKTSTARALARDMDLPFVEVKLSMITSQYLGETAKNVDKTFEVAKRLSPCILFIDEFDFVAKTRRSDEHAALKRAVNTLLKSIDDVSLIQNDVLLIGATNHPDQLDAAAWRRFDEIVNFPKPDDSMRADILRVITRAMDIEEFDPKTVAEATEGLTGSDLRMVLREAVLDALTENRTTLTQDDLLEAVEGFEERDNLKNMDMIEGDHDALVAGGDVGKAGDGGHSHDHDHDHDHNHSH